In a genomic window of Croceibacterium sp. TMG7-5b_MA50:
- a CDS encoding hydrolase — translation MSFRNGLDSLLRPEDSVLVLIDHQPYQLANLNSHDPQAVVNNTTALAKVAKVFGVPTILTSVIAERGGLIFKHVTDVFPGQEVIDRTFINTWEDKAVVDAVKATGRKQLIIAGLWTEVCVAMPAIQAAGEGWDVTVITDASGGTSVEAHEVAIQRMIGAGINMMTWLAVAAEWQRDWARVDTAGPLTQVMIDHVGGSGVAYLWEQQLLNTPVAAEPTVGV, via the coding sequence ATGAGTTTTCGCAACGGTCTCGACTCGCTCCTCCGGCCGGAGGATTCAGTCCTGGTCCTGATCGACCATCAGCCATACCAGCTGGCCAACCTGAACAGTCACGACCCGCAGGCGGTCGTGAACAACACCACCGCGCTGGCGAAGGTCGCCAAAGTCTTCGGCGTGCCGACCATCCTGACCAGCGTGATCGCGGAGCGTGGCGGCCTGATCTTCAAGCATGTTACCGACGTGTTCCCGGGTCAGGAGGTGATCGACCGCACCTTCATCAACACCTGGGAGGATAAGGCTGTCGTCGACGCGGTGAAGGCCACCGGGCGCAAGCAGCTGATCATCGCGGGCCTGTGGACCGAAGTCTGCGTTGCGATGCCGGCAATCCAGGCAGCCGGCGAAGGCTGGGACGTGACGGTGATCACCGACGCATCCGGCGGCACGTCGGTGGAGGCGCACGAAGTGGCCATCCAGCGGATGATCGGTGCCGGCATCAACATGATGACCTGGCTCGCCGTGGCCGCCGAATGGCAGCGCGACTGGGCGCGGGTGGATACGGCTGGTCCGTTGACGCAGGTCATGATCGACCACGTCGGCGGCAGCGGCGTCGCCTATCTGTGGGAACAGCAATTGCTGAACACGCCGGTGGCTGCAGAGCCGACCGTCGGCGTCTGA
- a CDS encoding LysR family transcriptional regulator, with product MDIEELRTFVEVADAGSVTAAALRLGLSKSIVSRRLARLEADLGVQLVARTTRGAGLTEAGITFREHAARISAEIEIARETILPEGELRGTLRIAAPVTFGPTHFAPVIARMARLNPDLHIRACYTDRFVDLIGEGFDCAIRVGHLTDSNLLVRKVGYTPALYVASPDYIARHGAPETPAEFEQHDVLMQGAETWLALDGDTVITLKPKGRFKADNAVALTAAALAGIGLAGLPSELIVDHLRSGALVPVMRQYPPPTLGIYVVRPHGLHPARKVRILTEMMIEACEGFCRDIMQREAAEKS from the coding sequence ATGGATATCGAAGAGCTGCGGACCTTCGTGGAGGTCGCCGATGCCGGCAGCGTCACCGCGGCCGCCTTGCGGCTTGGCCTGTCCAAGTCGATCGTGAGCCGGCGGCTCGCCAGACTGGAGGCCGATCTGGGCGTGCAACTGGTGGCGCGCACCACCCGGGGCGCCGGCTTGACGGAGGCCGGCATCACCTTCCGCGAACACGCCGCCAGGATCAGCGCGGAGATAGAGATCGCCCGCGAAACGATCCTGCCGGAAGGTGAACTGCGCGGAACATTGCGGATCGCCGCTCCCGTGACTTTCGGGCCGACCCACTTCGCGCCCGTGATTGCCCGCATGGCGCGGCTCAATCCCGATCTGCACATCCGGGCCTGTTACACCGACCGGTTCGTCGATCTGATCGGGGAAGGCTTCGACTGCGCCATCCGGGTCGGCCATCTGACCGATTCCAACCTGCTGGTCAGAAAGGTCGGTTACACCCCGGCCCTCTATGTGGCGTCGCCCGACTACATCGCGCGTCACGGTGCGCCCGAAACTCCGGCGGAGTTCGAGCAGCACGATGTCCTGATGCAAGGGGCCGAAACCTGGCTGGCACTTGATGGTGACACTGTCATCACGCTGAAGCCGAAGGGCCGCTTCAAGGCGGACAATGCGGTCGCCCTCACCGCTGCCGCCCTTGCCGGGATCGGCCTTGCCGGCCTGCCGAGCGAGCTGATCGTGGATCATCTCAGGTCCGGCGCGCTGGTTCCGGTAATGCGGCAATATCCGCCGCCGACCCTGGGGATCTACGTGGTGCGCCCCCATGGCCTGCACCCTGCACGCAAGGTGCGGATACTGACGGAAATGATGATCGAGGCGTGCGAGGGTTTCTGCCGGGACATCATGCAGCGCGAAGCCGCAGAGAAATCATAA
- a CDS encoding SDR family oxidoreductase produces MIDLSGKRALVAGGSRGIGAAIALVLAENGADVAFTYQSSPEKAQQVARSIEATGRRAVAIQADSADPEAIAAAVREAVSTLGGLDILINSAAIGYYANVAEVDLDAYQKQMDVNVRAPMLFAKAAIPHLPAGGRIVTVGSGLGERVPFPGVTPYAVSKAALTSFTRGLSRELGPKNITVNLVQPGSTNTDANPESGDAADFQRSMTSLGRYADPREIANAVVFLASPAASVITGAILNADAGALA; encoded by the coding sequence ATGATCGATTTGAGTGGAAAGCGCGCGCTGGTAGCGGGCGGATCGCGCGGCATCGGTGCCGCGATTGCGCTGGTACTGGCGGAAAATGGCGCGGACGTCGCGTTCACGTATCAGAGTTCGCCGGAGAAAGCGCAGCAGGTAGCGCGCTCGATCGAGGCGACCGGTCGCCGCGCCGTCGCCATCCAGGCCGACAGCGCCGATCCCGAAGCGATCGCCGCCGCTGTCCGCGAAGCCGTGAGCACCCTGGGCGGGCTCGACATCCTCATCAATAGTGCAGCGATCGGCTACTACGCCAATGTCGCGGAGGTCGACCTGGACGCGTACCAGAAGCAGATGGACGTGAACGTGCGCGCGCCGATGTTGTTCGCGAAGGCAGCCATTCCCCACCTCCCGGCCGGTGGGCGCATCGTCACCGTCGGGTCCGGCCTCGGCGAGCGGGTCCCTTTTCCGGGCGTCACCCCCTATGCCGTGTCGAAGGCTGCGCTTACCTCCTTCACCCGCGGCCTCTCGCGCGAGCTTGGCCCCAAGAATATCACCGTCAATCTGGTGCAGCCGGGTTCGACCAATACCGACGCCAATCCCGAAAGCGGGGACGCCGCCGATTTCCAGCGGAGCATGACCTCGCTCGGCCGCTATGCCGATCCGCGCGAGATCGCCAATGCTGTCGTGTTCCTGGCGAGCCCCGCCGCGAGTGTGATCACGGGTGCGATCCTGAACGCCGATGCAGGCGCGCTCGCATAA